The Triticum dicoccoides isolate Atlit2015 ecotype Zavitan chromosome 6A, WEW_v2.0, whole genome shotgun sequence genome has a window encoding:
- the LOC119319415 gene encoding germin-like protein 2-4, with the protein MAPHHLALLLLAALLPAAAIGADPDAVQDFCVPDPGRGRPVELNLIRSYPCRSPANLTAGDFAFSGVRAAGNFSADTGFAGVSVTPAQFPGLHTLGMSFARADLSAAGGVNPPHHHPRATETALVLAGRVYAGFVDTGGRLFAKVLVEGEVMVFPRGMVHFQLNVGDQPATVYGTFNSENPGIVRIPATVFGSGIRDAVLERAFGLSPEELRRIEKRFGVPKKAELED; encoded by the coding sequence ATGGCGCCGCACCATCTTGCCCTCCTCCTGCTCGCCGCGCTGCTCCCGGCGGCGGCCATCGGCGCCGACCCGGACGCCGTGCAGGACTTCTGCGTGCCGGACCCCGGGCGCGGCCGGCCCGTGGAGCTCAACCTCATCCGCTCCTACCCGTGCAGGAGCCCGGCCAACCTGACGGCGGGCGACTTCGCCTTCTCGGGCGTGCGCGCGGCGGGCAACTTCTCGGCCGACACGGGGTTCGCGGGGGTGTCCGTCACGCCGGCGCAGTTCCCGGGCCTGCACACTCTGGGCATGTCCTTCGCCCGCGCCGACCTCTCGGCCGCCGGCGGCGTCAACCCGCCGCACCACCACCCGCGCGCCACCGAGACGGCGCTCGTCCTCGCCGGCCGCGTCTACGCCGGCTTCGTCGACACGGGGGGCCGCCTCTTCGCCAAGGTGCTCGTGGAGGGGGAGGTCATGGTGTTCCCCCGCGGCATGGTGCACTTCCAGCTCAACGTCGGCGACCAGCCCGCCACCGTCTACGGCACCTTCAACAGCGAGAACCCCGGGATCGTGCGCATCCCGGCCACCGTGTTCGGGTCCGGGATCAGGGACGCCGTCCTTGAGAGGGCTTTTGGGCTCTCCCCCGAGGAGCTCCGGCGGATCGAGAAGAGGTTCGGCGTGCCCAAGAAGGCCGAGCTGGAGGACTAG